A region from the Hippoglossus hippoglossus isolate fHipHip1 chromosome 16, fHipHip1.pri, whole genome shotgun sequence genome encodes:
- the brd9 gene encoding bromodomain-containing protein 9 isoform X2 translates to MGKKHKKHKPEWRTVDDYEDKALEKPLKLVLKVGGSEVTELSGSGHDSSYYDDRSDHERERHKEKKKKKKKKSEKDKDKYVNDDERRRRKEEKRKKREREHNESEAAAAATVNTGVAVEPFTLSKAITIALEPEEKKKKKERFEIESEVDEFQPNVKVDVEQQGDRPVRACRTQQENECTPRQQLLEHFLRQLQRKDPHGFFSFPVTDAIAPGYSTIIKHPMDFSTIKDKILNNEYNTVTEFKGDFKLMCDNAMVYNRPETVYYKAAKKLLHTGFKMMSKERLLVLKRSMSFMQDMDFTLQAAILGDEDLTADETPPEIIPIPVESAKKSKKQPVKDMKEVSYLYEQEGNACSLTDSTAEEHVLALVEHSADEARDRINRYMPNSKMGHLRKESDGSLLYTVVNQLDPEAEEEETHKVDLSSLSNKLLPGLTTLGFKDDRRHKVTFLSSAYNTQSLQKNSVYPDLLPDEVDMLYSAYGDDTGVQCALSIQEFVKGCGNATKHWVDGLLDKMTADDHTPAVNQIRLKRNMMLKPDETKSNICDIQMADGTGLGDSGSVLDFMSMKSYPDMSLDISMLNSLGKTVKKEPGNEEGQQDFNDADKLLQEFQEAQVDRVGSRPSSNLSSLSNASERDQHHLGSPSHLGVGDQSEMVHDPYEFLQSPEPESSANS, encoded by the exons atggggaaaaaacacaagaaacacaaacccGAGTGGAGAACAGTAGACG ACTATGAGGACAAGGCTCTCGAGAAGCCCCTAAAGCTCGTGCTCAAAGTTGGAGGAAGCGAGGTGACCGAGCTCTCCGGGTCGGGCCACGACTCCAGCTACTATGATGACAGATCGGACCATGAGCGAGAGCGccacaaagagaagaagaagaagaagaaaaagaagtctGAGAAGGATAAAGACAAGTATGTGAACGACGACGAGAGACGGCGGCGAAAG gaggaaaagaggaagaagagggagcgAGAGCACAATGAATCCGAGGCAGCAGCTGCGGCTACCGTCAACACTGGTGTCGCCGTTGAGCCTTTTACATTGTCAAAGGCTATAACTATCGCTTTAGAG cctgaggagaagaagaaaaagaaagagaggttTGAAATAGAGTCTGAAGTGGACGAGTTTCAACCCAATGTGAAGGTGGACGTCGAGCAGCAGGGAGACAGACCGGTCAGAGCATGCAGGACACAACAAG AGAATGAGTGCACACCACGTCAACAACTGCTGGAGCACTTCTTACGTCAGCTGCAGAG GAAAGACCCCCATGGATTCTTCTCATTTCCTGTAACAGATGCGATTGCTCCTGGTTACTCAACGATCATCAAACATCCTATGGACTTCAGCACCATTAAAGACAAGATTTTAAACAATGAGTACAACACAGTAACCGAATTCAAG GGGGACTTTAAACTGATGTGTGACAATGCAATGGTGTACAACCGACCAGAGACTGTGTACTATAAGGCTGCCAAGAAACTGCTCCATACAGGATTCAAGATGATGAGCAAG GAGCGTCTGTTAGTTCTTAAACGCAGCATGTCTTTCATGCAAGACATGGATTTCACCCTGCAGGCAGCCATTTTAGGAGATGAAGACCTAACCGCTGATGAAACTCCCCCGGAGATTATCCCCATCCCAGTGGAATCAGCAAAGAAGTCCAAGAAGCAACCGGTCAAAGACATGAAGGAAGTCAG TTACCTGTATGAACAAGAGGGAAATGCTTGCAGCTTGACTGACAGCACAGCAGAGGAGCATGTCCTGGCTCTGGTTGAACACTCTGCAGATGAAGCCCGTGATCGCATCAACCGATACATGCCAAACTCCAAG ATGGGGCACCTGCGCAAAGAATCAGATGGTTCTCTTTTATATACTGTTGTAAATCAGCTTGATCCTGAGGCTGAAG aaGAGGAGACTCATAAAGTGGACCTGAGTTCTCTGTCAAATAAACTTCTGCCTGGATTAACAACGTTAGGTTTCAAAGATGACAGGAGACACAAAG TGACCTTCCTGAGCAGTGCCTACAACACCCAGAGCCTTCAGAAGAACTCCGTCTATCCAGACCTGCTGCCTGATGAGGTGGACATGCTCTATTCAGCCTATGGAGATGACACAGGGGTACAATGTGCTTTGAG TATACAGGAGTTTGTCAAGGGCTGTGGAAATGCCACTAAGCATTGGGTTGATGGTCTTTTGGACAAGATGACCGCAGACGATCACActccagctgtcaatcagaTCCGGCTG AAAAGAAACATGATGCTTAAACCTGATGAAACCAAATCCAACATTTGTGATATACAG ATGGCAGATGGCACTGGCTTGGGAGATAGCGGCTCAGTCCTGGACTTCATGTCAATGAAGAGCTATCCTGATATGTCCCTGGATATTTCCATGCTTAACTCATTGG GTAAAACGGTGAAAAAGGAGCCGGGGAATGAGGAGGGCCAGCAGGATTTTAACGATGCAGACAAACTCCTGCAGGAGTTCCAGGAGGCTCAGGTGGACAGAGTGGGCTCCAGACCCTCGTccaacctctcctccctctccaatGCCTCTGAGAGGGACCAGCACCACCTAG GGAGCCCATCACACCTGGGTGTTGGGGACCAGTCAGAAATGGTTCACGATCCCTACGAGTTCCTTCAATCTCCGGAGCCAGAGAGCTCTGCCAACAGCtga
- the brd9 gene encoding bromodomain-containing protein 9 isoform X5, with amino-acid sequence MGKKHKKHKPEWRTVDDYEDKALEKPLKLVLKVGGSEVTELSGSGHDSSYYDDRSDHERERHKEKKKKKKKKSEKDKDKYVNDDERRRRKEEKRKKREREHNESEAAAAATVNTGVAVEPFTLSKAITIALEPEEKKKKKERFEIESEVDEFQPNVKVDVEQQGDRPVRACRTQQENECTPRQQLLEHFLRQLQRKDPHGFFSFPVTDAIAPGYSTIIKHPMDFSTIKDKILNNEYNTVTEFKGDFKLMCDNAMVYNRPETVYYKAAKKLLHTGFKMMSKAAILGDEDLTADETPPEIIPIPVESAKKSKKQPVKDMKEVSYLYEQEGNACSLTDSTAEEHVLALVEHSADEARDRINRYMPNSKMGHLRKESDGSLLYTVVNQLDPEAEEEETHKVDLSSLSNKLLPGLTTLGFKDDRRHKVTFLSSAYNTQSLQKNSVYPDLLPDEVDMLYSAYGDDTGVQCALSIQEFVKGCGNATKHWVDGLLDKMTADDHTPAVNQIRLKRNMMLKPDETKSNICDIQMADGTGLGDSGSVLDFMSMKSYPDMSLDISMLNSLGKTVKKEPGNEEGQQDFNDADKLLQEFQEAQVDRVGSRPSSNLSSLSNASERDQHHLGSPSHLGVGDQSEMVHDPYEFLQSPEPESSANS; translated from the exons atggggaaaaaacacaagaaacacaaacccGAGTGGAGAACAGTAGACG ACTATGAGGACAAGGCTCTCGAGAAGCCCCTAAAGCTCGTGCTCAAAGTTGGAGGAAGCGAGGTGACCGAGCTCTCCGGGTCGGGCCACGACTCCAGCTACTATGATGACAGATCGGACCATGAGCGAGAGCGccacaaagagaagaagaagaagaagaaaaagaagtctGAGAAGGATAAAGACAAGTATGTGAACGACGACGAGAGACGGCGGCGAAAG gaggaaaagaggaagaagagggagcgAGAGCACAATGAATCCGAGGCAGCAGCTGCGGCTACCGTCAACACTGGTGTCGCCGTTGAGCCTTTTACATTGTCAAAGGCTATAACTATCGCTTTAGAG cctgaggagaagaagaaaaagaaagagaggttTGAAATAGAGTCTGAAGTGGACGAGTTTCAACCCAATGTGAAGGTGGACGTCGAGCAGCAGGGAGACAGACCGGTCAGAGCATGCAGGACACAACAAG AGAATGAGTGCACACCACGTCAACAACTGCTGGAGCACTTCTTACGTCAGCTGCAGAG GAAAGACCCCCATGGATTCTTCTCATTTCCTGTAACAGATGCGATTGCTCCTGGTTACTCAACGATCATCAAACATCCTATGGACTTCAGCACCATTAAAGACAAGATTTTAAACAATGAGTACAACACAGTAACCGAATTCAAG GGGGACTTTAAACTGATGTGTGACAATGCAATGGTGTACAACCGACCAGAGACTGTGTACTATAAGGCTGCCAAGAAACTGCTCCATACAGGATTCAAGATGATGAGCAAG GCAGCCATTTTAGGAGATGAAGACCTAACCGCTGATGAAACTCCCCCGGAGATTATCCCCATCCCAGTGGAATCAGCAAAGAAGTCCAAGAAGCAACCGGTCAAAGACATGAAGGAAGTCAG TTACCTGTATGAACAAGAGGGAAATGCTTGCAGCTTGACTGACAGCACAGCAGAGGAGCATGTCCTGGCTCTGGTTGAACACTCTGCAGATGAAGCCCGTGATCGCATCAACCGATACATGCCAAACTCCAAG ATGGGGCACCTGCGCAAAGAATCAGATGGTTCTCTTTTATATACTGTTGTAAATCAGCTTGATCCTGAGGCTGAAG aaGAGGAGACTCATAAAGTGGACCTGAGTTCTCTGTCAAATAAACTTCTGCCTGGATTAACAACGTTAGGTTTCAAAGATGACAGGAGACACAAAG TGACCTTCCTGAGCAGTGCCTACAACACCCAGAGCCTTCAGAAGAACTCCGTCTATCCAGACCTGCTGCCTGATGAGGTGGACATGCTCTATTCAGCCTATGGAGATGACACAGGGGTACAATGTGCTTTGAG TATACAGGAGTTTGTCAAGGGCTGTGGAAATGCCACTAAGCATTGGGTTGATGGTCTTTTGGACAAGATGACCGCAGACGATCACActccagctgtcaatcagaTCCGGCTG AAAAGAAACATGATGCTTAAACCTGATGAAACCAAATCCAACATTTGTGATATACAG ATGGCAGATGGCACTGGCTTGGGAGATAGCGGCTCAGTCCTGGACTTCATGTCAATGAAGAGCTATCCTGATATGTCCCTGGATATTTCCATGCTTAACTCATTGG GTAAAACGGTGAAAAAGGAGCCGGGGAATGAGGAGGGCCAGCAGGATTTTAACGATGCAGACAAACTCCTGCAGGAGTTCCAGGAGGCTCAGGTGGACAGAGTGGGCTCCAGACCCTCGTccaacctctcctccctctccaatGCCTCTGAGAGGGACCAGCACCACCTAG GGAGCCCATCACACCTGGGTGTTGGGGACCAGTCAGAAATGGTTCACGATCCCTACGAGTTCCTTCAATCTCCGGAGCCAGAGAGCTCTGCCAACAGCtga
- the brd9 gene encoding bromodomain-containing protein 9 isoform X1: protein MGKKHKKHKPEWRTVDDYEDKALEKPLKLVLKVGGSEVTELSGSGHDSSYYDDRSDHERERHKEKKKKKKKKSEKDKDKYVNDDERRRRKEEKRKKREREHNESEAAAAATVNTGVAVEPFTLSKAITIALEPEEKKKKKERFEIESEVDEFQPNVKVDVEQQGDRPVRACRTQQENECTPRQQLLEHFLRQLQRKDPHGFFSFPVTDAIAPGYSTIIKHPMDFSTIKDKILNNEYNTVTEFKGDFKLMCDNAMVYNRPETVYYKAAKKLLHTGFKMMSKERLLVLKRSMSFMQDMDFTLQAAILGDEDLTADETPPEIIPIPVESAKKSKKQPVKDMKEVSYLYEQEGNACSLTDSTAEEHVLALVEHSADEARDRINRYMPNSKMGHLRKESDGSLLYTVVNQLDPEAEAEEETHKVDLSSLSNKLLPGLTTLGFKDDRRHKVTFLSSAYNTQSLQKNSVYPDLLPDEVDMLYSAYGDDTGVQCALSIQEFVKGCGNATKHWVDGLLDKMTADDHTPAVNQIRLKRNMMLKPDETKSNICDIQMADGTGLGDSGSVLDFMSMKSYPDMSLDISMLNSLGKTVKKEPGNEEGQQDFNDADKLLQEFQEAQVDRVGSRPSSNLSSLSNASERDQHHLGSPSHLGVGDQSEMVHDPYEFLQSPEPESSANS from the exons atggggaaaaaacacaagaaacacaaacccGAGTGGAGAACAGTAGACG ACTATGAGGACAAGGCTCTCGAGAAGCCCCTAAAGCTCGTGCTCAAAGTTGGAGGAAGCGAGGTGACCGAGCTCTCCGGGTCGGGCCACGACTCCAGCTACTATGATGACAGATCGGACCATGAGCGAGAGCGccacaaagagaagaagaagaagaagaaaaagaagtctGAGAAGGATAAAGACAAGTATGTGAACGACGACGAGAGACGGCGGCGAAAG gaggaaaagaggaagaagagggagcgAGAGCACAATGAATCCGAGGCAGCAGCTGCGGCTACCGTCAACACTGGTGTCGCCGTTGAGCCTTTTACATTGTCAAAGGCTATAACTATCGCTTTAGAG cctgaggagaagaagaaaaagaaagagaggttTGAAATAGAGTCTGAAGTGGACGAGTTTCAACCCAATGTGAAGGTGGACGTCGAGCAGCAGGGAGACAGACCGGTCAGAGCATGCAGGACACAACAAG AGAATGAGTGCACACCACGTCAACAACTGCTGGAGCACTTCTTACGTCAGCTGCAGAG GAAAGACCCCCATGGATTCTTCTCATTTCCTGTAACAGATGCGATTGCTCCTGGTTACTCAACGATCATCAAACATCCTATGGACTTCAGCACCATTAAAGACAAGATTTTAAACAATGAGTACAACACAGTAACCGAATTCAAG GGGGACTTTAAACTGATGTGTGACAATGCAATGGTGTACAACCGACCAGAGACTGTGTACTATAAGGCTGCCAAGAAACTGCTCCATACAGGATTCAAGATGATGAGCAAG GAGCGTCTGTTAGTTCTTAAACGCAGCATGTCTTTCATGCAAGACATGGATTTCACCCTGCAGGCAGCCATTTTAGGAGATGAAGACCTAACCGCTGATGAAACTCCCCCGGAGATTATCCCCATCCCAGTGGAATCAGCAAAGAAGTCCAAGAAGCAACCGGTCAAAGACATGAAGGAAGTCAG TTACCTGTATGAACAAGAGGGAAATGCTTGCAGCTTGACTGACAGCACAGCAGAGGAGCATGTCCTGGCTCTGGTTGAACACTCTGCAGATGAAGCCCGTGATCGCATCAACCGATACATGCCAAACTCCAAG ATGGGGCACCTGCGCAAAGAATCAGATGGTTCTCTTTTATATACTGTTGTAAATCAGCTTGATCCTGAGGCTGAAG cagaaGAGGAGACTCATAAAGTGGACCTGAGTTCTCTGTCAAATAAACTTCTGCCTGGATTAACAACGTTAGGTTTCAAAGATGACAGGAGACACAAAG TGACCTTCCTGAGCAGTGCCTACAACACCCAGAGCCTTCAGAAGAACTCCGTCTATCCAGACCTGCTGCCTGATGAGGTGGACATGCTCTATTCAGCCTATGGAGATGACACAGGGGTACAATGTGCTTTGAG TATACAGGAGTTTGTCAAGGGCTGTGGAAATGCCACTAAGCATTGGGTTGATGGTCTTTTGGACAAGATGACCGCAGACGATCACActccagctgtcaatcagaTCCGGCTG AAAAGAAACATGATGCTTAAACCTGATGAAACCAAATCCAACATTTGTGATATACAG ATGGCAGATGGCACTGGCTTGGGAGATAGCGGCTCAGTCCTGGACTTCATGTCAATGAAGAGCTATCCTGATATGTCCCTGGATATTTCCATGCTTAACTCATTGG GTAAAACGGTGAAAAAGGAGCCGGGGAATGAGGAGGGCCAGCAGGATTTTAACGATGCAGACAAACTCCTGCAGGAGTTCCAGGAGGCTCAGGTGGACAGAGTGGGCTCCAGACCCTCGTccaacctctcctccctctccaatGCCTCTGAGAGGGACCAGCACCACCTAG GGAGCCCATCACACCTGGGTGTTGGGGACCAGTCAGAAATGGTTCACGATCCCTACGAGTTCCTTCAATCTCCGGAGCCAGAGAGCTCTGCCAACAGCtga
- the brd9 gene encoding bromodomain-containing protein 9 isoform X4, with protein MGKKHKKHKPEWRTVDDYEDKALEKPLKLVLKVGGSEVTELSGSGHDSSYYDDRSDHERERHKEKKKKKKKKSEKDKDKYVNDDERRRRKEEKRKKREREHNESEAAAAATVNTGVAVEPFTLSKAITIALEPEEKKKKKERFEIESEVDEFQPNVKVDVEQQGDRPVRACRTQQENECTPRQQLLEHFLRQLQRKDPHGFFSFPVTDAIAPGYSTIIKHPMDFSTIKDKILNNEYNTVTEFKGDFKLMCDNAMVYNRPETVYYKAAKKLLHTGFKMMSKAAILGDEDLTADETPPEIIPIPVESAKKSKKQPVKDMKEVSYLYEQEGNACSLTDSTAEEHVLALVEHSADEARDRINRYMPNSKMGHLRKESDGSLLYTVVNQLDPEAEAEEETHKVDLSSLSNKLLPGLTTLGFKDDRRHKVTFLSSAYNTQSLQKNSVYPDLLPDEVDMLYSAYGDDTGVQCALSIQEFVKGCGNATKHWVDGLLDKMTADDHTPAVNQIRLKRNMMLKPDETKSNICDIQMADGTGLGDSGSVLDFMSMKSYPDMSLDISMLNSLGKTVKKEPGNEEGQQDFNDADKLLQEFQEAQVDRVGSRPSSNLSSLSNASERDQHHLGSPSHLGVGDQSEMVHDPYEFLQSPEPESSANS; from the exons atggggaaaaaacacaagaaacacaaacccGAGTGGAGAACAGTAGACG ACTATGAGGACAAGGCTCTCGAGAAGCCCCTAAAGCTCGTGCTCAAAGTTGGAGGAAGCGAGGTGACCGAGCTCTCCGGGTCGGGCCACGACTCCAGCTACTATGATGACAGATCGGACCATGAGCGAGAGCGccacaaagagaagaagaagaagaagaaaaagaagtctGAGAAGGATAAAGACAAGTATGTGAACGACGACGAGAGACGGCGGCGAAAG gaggaaaagaggaagaagagggagcgAGAGCACAATGAATCCGAGGCAGCAGCTGCGGCTACCGTCAACACTGGTGTCGCCGTTGAGCCTTTTACATTGTCAAAGGCTATAACTATCGCTTTAGAG cctgaggagaagaagaaaaagaaagagaggttTGAAATAGAGTCTGAAGTGGACGAGTTTCAACCCAATGTGAAGGTGGACGTCGAGCAGCAGGGAGACAGACCGGTCAGAGCATGCAGGACACAACAAG AGAATGAGTGCACACCACGTCAACAACTGCTGGAGCACTTCTTACGTCAGCTGCAGAG GAAAGACCCCCATGGATTCTTCTCATTTCCTGTAACAGATGCGATTGCTCCTGGTTACTCAACGATCATCAAACATCCTATGGACTTCAGCACCATTAAAGACAAGATTTTAAACAATGAGTACAACACAGTAACCGAATTCAAG GGGGACTTTAAACTGATGTGTGACAATGCAATGGTGTACAACCGACCAGAGACTGTGTACTATAAGGCTGCCAAGAAACTGCTCCATACAGGATTCAAGATGATGAGCAAG GCAGCCATTTTAGGAGATGAAGACCTAACCGCTGATGAAACTCCCCCGGAGATTATCCCCATCCCAGTGGAATCAGCAAAGAAGTCCAAGAAGCAACCGGTCAAAGACATGAAGGAAGTCAG TTACCTGTATGAACAAGAGGGAAATGCTTGCAGCTTGACTGACAGCACAGCAGAGGAGCATGTCCTGGCTCTGGTTGAACACTCTGCAGATGAAGCCCGTGATCGCATCAACCGATACATGCCAAACTCCAAG ATGGGGCACCTGCGCAAAGAATCAGATGGTTCTCTTTTATATACTGTTGTAAATCAGCTTGATCCTGAGGCTGAAG cagaaGAGGAGACTCATAAAGTGGACCTGAGTTCTCTGTCAAATAAACTTCTGCCTGGATTAACAACGTTAGGTTTCAAAGATGACAGGAGACACAAAG TGACCTTCCTGAGCAGTGCCTACAACACCCAGAGCCTTCAGAAGAACTCCGTCTATCCAGACCTGCTGCCTGATGAGGTGGACATGCTCTATTCAGCCTATGGAGATGACACAGGGGTACAATGTGCTTTGAG TATACAGGAGTTTGTCAAGGGCTGTGGAAATGCCACTAAGCATTGGGTTGATGGTCTTTTGGACAAGATGACCGCAGACGATCACActccagctgtcaatcagaTCCGGCTG AAAAGAAACATGATGCTTAAACCTGATGAAACCAAATCCAACATTTGTGATATACAG ATGGCAGATGGCACTGGCTTGGGAGATAGCGGCTCAGTCCTGGACTTCATGTCAATGAAGAGCTATCCTGATATGTCCCTGGATATTTCCATGCTTAACTCATTGG GTAAAACGGTGAAAAAGGAGCCGGGGAATGAGGAGGGCCAGCAGGATTTTAACGATGCAGACAAACTCCTGCAGGAGTTCCAGGAGGCTCAGGTGGACAGAGTGGGCTCCAGACCCTCGTccaacctctcctccctctccaatGCCTCTGAGAGGGACCAGCACCACCTAG GGAGCCCATCACACCTGGGTGTTGGGGACCAGTCAGAAATGGTTCACGATCCCTACGAGTTCCTTCAATCTCCGGAGCCAGAGAGCTCTGCCAACAGCtga
- the brd9 gene encoding bromodomain-containing protein 9 isoform X3, with amino-acid sequence MGKKHKKHKPEWRTVDDYEDKALEKPLKLVLKVGGSEVTELSGSGHDSSYYDDRSDHERERHKEKKKKKKKKSEKDKDKYVNDDERRRRKEEKRKKREREHNESEAAAAATVNTGVAVEPFTLSKAITIALEPEEKKKKKERFEIESEVDEFQPNVKVDVEQQGDRPVRACRTQQENECTPRQQLLEHFLRQLQRKDPHGFFSFPVTDAIAPGYSTIIKHPMDFSTIKDKILNNEYNTVTEFKGDFKLMCDNAMVYNRPETVYYKAAKKLLHTGFKMMSKERLLVLKRSMSFMQDMDFTLQAAILGDEDLTADETPPEIIPIPVESAKKSKKQPVKDMKEVSYLYEQEGNACSLTDSTAEEHVLALVEHSADEARDRINRYMPNSKMGHLRKESDGSLLYTVVNQLDPEAEEETHKVDLSSLSNKLLPGLTTLGFKDDRRHKVTFLSSAYNTQSLQKNSVYPDLLPDEVDMLYSAYGDDTGVQCALSIQEFVKGCGNATKHWVDGLLDKMTADDHTPAVNQIRLKRNMMLKPDETKSNICDIQMADGTGLGDSGSVLDFMSMKSYPDMSLDISMLNSLGKTVKKEPGNEEGQQDFNDADKLLQEFQEAQVDRVGSRPSSNLSSLSNASERDQHHLGSPSHLGVGDQSEMVHDPYEFLQSPEPESSANS; translated from the exons atggggaaaaaacacaagaaacacaaacccGAGTGGAGAACAGTAGACG ACTATGAGGACAAGGCTCTCGAGAAGCCCCTAAAGCTCGTGCTCAAAGTTGGAGGAAGCGAGGTGACCGAGCTCTCCGGGTCGGGCCACGACTCCAGCTACTATGATGACAGATCGGACCATGAGCGAGAGCGccacaaagagaagaagaagaagaagaaaaagaagtctGAGAAGGATAAAGACAAGTATGTGAACGACGACGAGAGACGGCGGCGAAAG gaggaaaagaggaagaagagggagcgAGAGCACAATGAATCCGAGGCAGCAGCTGCGGCTACCGTCAACACTGGTGTCGCCGTTGAGCCTTTTACATTGTCAAAGGCTATAACTATCGCTTTAGAG cctgaggagaagaagaaaaagaaagagaggttTGAAATAGAGTCTGAAGTGGACGAGTTTCAACCCAATGTGAAGGTGGACGTCGAGCAGCAGGGAGACAGACCGGTCAGAGCATGCAGGACACAACAAG AGAATGAGTGCACACCACGTCAACAACTGCTGGAGCACTTCTTACGTCAGCTGCAGAG GAAAGACCCCCATGGATTCTTCTCATTTCCTGTAACAGATGCGATTGCTCCTGGTTACTCAACGATCATCAAACATCCTATGGACTTCAGCACCATTAAAGACAAGATTTTAAACAATGAGTACAACACAGTAACCGAATTCAAG GGGGACTTTAAACTGATGTGTGACAATGCAATGGTGTACAACCGACCAGAGACTGTGTACTATAAGGCTGCCAAGAAACTGCTCCATACAGGATTCAAGATGATGAGCAAG GAGCGTCTGTTAGTTCTTAAACGCAGCATGTCTTTCATGCAAGACATGGATTTCACCCTGCAGGCAGCCATTTTAGGAGATGAAGACCTAACCGCTGATGAAACTCCCCCGGAGATTATCCCCATCCCAGTGGAATCAGCAAAGAAGTCCAAGAAGCAACCGGTCAAAGACATGAAGGAAGTCAG TTACCTGTATGAACAAGAGGGAAATGCTTGCAGCTTGACTGACAGCACAGCAGAGGAGCATGTCCTGGCTCTGGTTGAACACTCTGCAGATGAAGCCCGTGATCGCATCAACCGATACATGCCAAACTCCAAG ATGGGGCACCTGCGCAAAGAATCAGATGGTTCTCTTTTATATACTGTTGTAAATCAGCTTGATCCTGAGGCTGAAG AGGAGACTCATAAAGTGGACCTGAGTTCTCTGTCAAATAAACTTCTGCCTGGATTAACAACGTTAGGTTTCAAAGATGACAGGAGACACAAAG TGACCTTCCTGAGCAGTGCCTACAACACCCAGAGCCTTCAGAAGAACTCCGTCTATCCAGACCTGCTGCCTGATGAGGTGGACATGCTCTATTCAGCCTATGGAGATGACACAGGGGTACAATGTGCTTTGAG TATACAGGAGTTTGTCAAGGGCTGTGGAAATGCCACTAAGCATTGGGTTGATGGTCTTTTGGACAAGATGACCGCAGACGATCACActccagctgtcaatcagaTCCGGCTG AAAAGAAACATGATGCTTAAACCTGATGAAACCAAATCCAACATTTGTGATATACAG ATGGCAGATGGCACTGGCTTGGGAGATAGCGGCTCAGTCCTGGACTTCATGTCAATGAAGAGCTATCCTGATATGTCCCTGGATATTTCCATGCTTAACTCATTGG GTAAAACGGTGAAAAAGGAGCCGGGGAATGAGGAGGGCCAGCAGGATTTTAACGATGCAGACAAACTCCTGCAGGAGTTCCAGGAGGCTCAGGTGGACAGAGTGGGCTCCAGACCCTCGTccaacctctcctccctctccaatGCCTCTGAGAGGGACCAGCACCACCTAG GGAGCCCATCACACCTGGGTGTTGGGGACCAGTCAGAAATGGTTCACGATCCCTACGAGTTCCTTCAATCTCCGGAGCCAGAGAGCTCTGCCAACAGCtga